One part of the Vicia villosa cultivar HV-30 ecotype Madison, WI linkage group LG6, Vvil1.0, whole genome shotgun sequence genome encodes these proteins:
- the LOC131608910 gene encoding uncharacterized protein LOC131608910 isoform X1, whose product MFLDKSTSAISDTYKLNCFHTTTMSFVRLDTLSDQFITQSIMLIYLCVLAETKLGSVMINCLGHLQCLGHLHQSQQEKDYAKVALLLHKRDKKREADNLQSHIFLNLCLLLHFNVFQSQLLMTSWATTKSSLLNDSITRV is encoded by the exons ATGTTTCTCGACAAATCTACCTCCGCGATATCCGATACATATAAACTCAACTGCTTCCACACCACAACTATGAGTTTCGTTCGCCTTGACACTTTATCGGACCA gTTTATAACACAATCCATCATGCTCATATACCTTTGTG TTCTTGCTGAAACAAAACTTGGATCAGTTATGATTAATTGTTTAGGCCATTTGCAGTGTCTAGGCCATTTGCATCAAAGCCAACAAGAAAAAGACTATGCAAAAGTGGCCCTGCTACTGCACAAAAGAGAC AAAAAGAGAGAAGCGGATAATCTTCAATCACATATTTTCCTAAACTTGTGTCTTCTATTGCATTTCAATGTTTTTCAATCACAGCTCTTGATGACGTCCTGGGCAACTACTAAGTCTTCCCTGCTCAACGACTCTATCACTCGTGTGTGA
- the LOC131608910 gene encoding uncharacterized protein LOC131608910 isoform X3, translating into MDYSSSSLFAFLDLHCYLFITQSIMLIYLCVLAETKLGSVMINCLGHLQCLGHLHQSQQEKDYAKVALLLHKRDKKREADNLQSHIFLNLCLLLHFNVFQSQLLMTSWATTKSSLLNDSITRV; encoded by the exons ATGGATTACTCATCATCCTCTTTGTTCGCATTTCTCGACCTTCATTGTTATTT gTTTATAACACAATCCATCATGCTCATATACCTTTGTG TTCTTGCTGAAACAAAACTTGGATCAGTTATGATTAATTGTTTAGGCCATTTGCAGTGTCTAGGCCATTTGCATCAAAGCCAACAAGAAAAAGACTATGCAAAAGTGGCCCTGCTACTGCACAAAAGAGAC AAAAAGAGAGAAGCGGATAATCTTCAATCACATATTTTCCTAAACTTGTGTCTTCTATTGCATTTCAATGTTTTTCAATCACAGCTCTTGATGACGTCCTGGGCAACTACTAAGTCTTCCCTGCTCAACGACTCTATCACTCGTGTGTGA
- the LOC131608910 gene encoding uncharacterized protein LOC131608910 isoform X2, whose translation MDYSSSSLFAFLDLHCYLYFSLWFITQSIMLIYLCVLAETKLGSVMINCLGHLQCLGHLHQSQQEKDYAKVALLLHKRDKKREADNLQSHIFLNLCLLLHFNVFQSQLLMTSWATTKSSLLNDSITRV comes from the exons ATGGATTACTCATCATCCTCTTTGTTCGCATTTCTCGACCTTCATTGTTATTTGTATTTCTCCTTATG gTTTATAACACAATCCATCATGCTCATATACCTTTGTG TTCTTGCTGAAACAAAACTTGGATCAGTTATGATTAATTGTTTAGGCCATTTGCAGTGTCTAGGCCATTTGCATCAAAGCCAACAAGAAAAAGACTATGCAAAAGTGGCCCTGCTACTGCACAAAAGAGAC AAAAAGAGAGAAGCGGATAATCTTCAATCACATATTTTCCTAAACTTGTGTCTTCTATTGCATTTCAATGTTTTTCAATCACAGCTCTTGATGACGTCCTGGGCAACTACTAAGTCTTCCCTGCTCAACGACTCTATCACTCGTGTGTGA
- the LOC131608910 gene encoding uncharacterized protein LOC131608910 isoform X4: MFLDKSTSAISDTYKLNCFHTTTMSFVRLDTLSDQFITQSIMLIYLCVLAETKLGSVMINCLGHLQCLGHLHQSQQEKDYAKVALLLHKRDLLMTSWATTKSSLLNDSITRV, from the exons ATGTTTCTCGACAAATCTACCTCCGCGATATCCGATACATATAAACTCAACTGCTTCCACACCACAACTATGAGTTTCGTTCGCCTTGACACTTTATCGGACCA gTTTATAACACAATCCATCATGCTCATATACCTTTGTG TTCTTGCTGAAACAAAACTTGGATCAGTTATGATTAATTGTTTAGGCCATTTGCAGTGTCTAGGCCATTTGCATCAAAGCCAACAAGAAAAAGACTATGCAAAAGTGGCCCTGCTACTGCACAAAAGAGAC CTCTTGATGACGTCCTGGGCAACTACTAAGTCTTCCCTGCTCAACGACTCTATCACTCGTGTGTGA
- the LOC131608910 gene encoding uncharacterized protein LOC131608910 isoform X9, with protein MFLDKSTSAISDTYKLNCFHTTTMSFVRLDTLSDQFITQSIMLIYLCVSRPFASKPTRKRLCKSGPATAQKRPLDDVLGNY; from the exons ATGTTTCTCGACAAATCTACCTCCGCGATATCCGATACATATAAACTCAACTGCTTCCACACCACAACTATGAGTTTCGTTCGCCTTGACACTTTATCGGACCA gTTTATAACACAATCCATCATGCTCATATACCTTTGTG TGTCTAGGCCATTTGCATCAAAGCCAACAAGAAAAAGACTATGCAAAAGTGGCCCTGCTACTGCACAAAAGAGAC CTCTTGATGACGTCCTGGGCAACTACTAA
- the LOC131608910 gene encoding uncharacterized protein LOC131608910 isoform X5 — translation MFLDKSTSAISDTYKLNCFHTTTMSFVRLDTLSDQFITQSIMLIYLCVLAETKLGSVMINCLGHLQCLGHLHQSQQEKDYAKVALLLHKRDVSLDDVLGNY, via the exons ATGTTTCTCGACAAATCTACCTCCGCGATATCCGATACATATAAACTCAACTGCTTCCACACCACAACTATGAGTTTCGTTCGCCTTGACACTTTATCGGACCA gTTTATAACACAATCCATCATGCTCATATACCTTTGTG TTCTTGCTGAAACAAAACTTGGATCAGTTATGATTAATTGTTTAGGCCATTTGCAGTGTCTAGGCCATTTGCATCAAAGCCAACAAGAAAAAGACTATGCAAAAGTGGCCCTGCTACTGCACAAAAGAGACGTAT CTCTTGATGACGTCCTGGGCAACTACTAA
- the LOC131608910 gene encoding uncharacterized protein LOC131608910 isoform X11: MFLDKSTSAISDTYKLNCFHTTTMSFVRLDTLSDQFITQSIMLIYLCVSRPFASKPTRKRLCKSGPATAQKRRIS; encoded by the exons ATGTTTCTCGACAAATCTACCTCCGCGATATCCGATACATATAAACTCAACTGCTTCCACACCACAACTATGAGTTTCGTTCGCCTTGACACTTTATCGGACCA gTTTATAACACAATCCATCATGCTCATATACCTTTGTG TGTCTAGGCCATTTGCATCAAAGCCAACAAGAAAAAGACTATGCAAAAGTGGCCCTGCTACTGCACAAAAGAGACGTAT CTCTTGA
- the LOC131608910 gene encoding uncharacterized protein LOC131608910 isoform X8 encodes MFLDKSTSAISDTYKLNCFHTTTMSFVRLDTLSDQFITQSIMLIYLCVSRPFASKPTRKRLCKSGPATAQKRRIKREKRIIFNHIFS; translated from the exons ATGTTTCTCGACAAATCTACCTCCGCGATATCCGATACATATAAACTCAACTGCTTCCACACCACAACTATGAGTTTCGTTCGCCTTGACACTTTATCGGACCA gTTTATAACACAATCCATCATGCTCATATACCTTTGTG TGTCTAGGCCATTTGCATCAAAGCCAACAAGAAAAAGACTATGCAAAAGTGGCCCTGCTACTGCACAAAAGAGACGTAT AAAAAGAGAGAAGCGGATAATCTTCAATCACATATTTTCCTAA
- the LOC131608910 gene encoding uncharacterized protein LOC131608910 isoform X10 — MFLDKSTSAISDTYKLNCFHTTTMSFVRLDTLSDQFITQSIMLIYLCVSRPFASKPTRKRLCKSGPATAQKRQKERSG, encoded by the exons ATGTTTCTCGACAAATCTACCTCCGCGATATCCGATACATATAAACTCAACTGCTTCCACACCACAACTATGAGTTTCGTTCGCCTTGACACTTTATCGGACCA gTTTATAACACAATCCATCATGCTCATATACCTTTGTG TGTCTAGGCCATTTGCATCAAAGCCAACAAGAAAAAGACTATGCAAAAGTGGCCCTGCTACTGCACAAAAGAGAC AAAAAGAGAGAAGCGGATAA
- the LOC131608910 gene encoding uncharacterized protein LOC131608910 isoform X7, whose amino-acid sequence MFLDKSTSAISDTYKLNCFHTTTMSFVRLDTLSDQFITQSIMLIYLCVLAETKLGSVMINCLGHLQCLGHLHQSQQEKDYAKVALLLHKRDV is encoded by the exons ATGTTTCTCGACAAATCTACCTCCGCGATATCCGATACATATAAACTCAACTGCTTCCACACCACAACTATGAGTTTCGTTCGCCTTGACACTTTATCGGACCA gTTTATAACACAATCCATCATGCTCATATACCTTTGTG TTCTTGCTGAAACAAAACTTGGATCAGTTATGATTAATTGTTTAGGCCATTTGCAGTGTCTAGGCCATTTGCATCAAAGCCAACAAGAAAAAGACTATGCAAAAGTGGCCCTGCTACTGCACAAAAGAGACGTAT AA
- the LOC131608910 gene encoding uncharacterized protein LOC131608910 isoform X6, giving the protein MFLDKSTSAISDTYKLNCFHTTTMSFVRLDTLSDQFITQSIMLIYLCVSIEDAQLTPVLHLGAGACAGIIALSGAYPMDMVQGMIKVQVHFSF; this is encoded by the exons ATGTTTCTCGACAAATCTACCTCCGCGATATCCGATACATATAAACTCAACTGCTTCCACACCACAACTATGAGTTTCGTTCGCCTTGACACTTTATCGGACCA gTTTATAACACAATCCATCATGCTCATATACCTTTGTG TTTCTATAGAGGATGCTCAACTTACCCCTGTTTTACATCTTGGAGCTGGAGCATGTGCTGGAATAATTGCTCTGTCTGGAGCTTATCCAATGGATATGGTCCAAGGCATGATAAAAGTACAAGTCCATTTTTCATTTTAG